The Benincasa hispida cultivar B227 unplaced genomic scaffold, ASM972705v1 Contig393, whole genome shotgun sequence genome has a window encoding:
- the LOC120069428 gene encoding DNA-directed RNA polymerase V subunit 7-like isoform X1 has protein sequence MHFPNHSIPTLPNAPHFHFSSSSQFSPPPLSSSSSAAALLHFSYSVELVKDVEITAEKEKRDALNFQRYIITCLLENLLKEKANKDHGYFLAVTSLKSIGKGVVNSQSQCVSFPITFSCRTFLPFEGEILHGVVHHIFRRGLLLKCGPIKYVFLSACKMPTYHYVGGENPVFSSNEFATIGNDVVVRFSVLGVRWIEKRGCIKKEFVMLASLEGNNSLGPISLSDSDEFDL, from the exons ATGCATTTCCCCAATCACAGCATCCCAACACTTCCTAATGCCCCCCATTTTCATTTCTCTAGTTCCTCGCAATTCTCGCCGCCGCCcctctcctcctcctcctctgcCGCCGCCCTCCTTCATTTTTCCTACTCAG tggaaCTAGTTAAAGATGTGGAAATCACAgcggaaaaggaaaagagagatGCTCTCAACTTTCAGAGGTACATTATAACATGTCTATTAGAGAACTTATTGAAGGAGAAGGCCAACAAAGACCATGGCTATTTTCTTGCTGTTACTAGCTTGAAGAGCATAGGCAAGGGAGTGGTTAACAGTCAGTCTCAATGTGTTTCATTCCCCATTACCTTTAGTTGTCGTACCTTTTTGCCTTTCGAGGGGGAGATCTTGCATGGAGTTGTTCATCACATATTTCGGCGTGGCTTACTCTTAAAATGTGGACCGATCAAGTACGTGTTTCTTTCAGCTTGTAAAATGCCAACCTACCATTATGTTGGTGGTGAAAATCCTGTATTCTCAAGTAACGAATTTGCAACGATCGGAAACGATGTCGTTGTACGGTTCAGTGTGCTTGGTGTGAGATGGATAGAGAAAAGAGGATGTATCAAAAAAGAGTTTGTGATGCTTGCTAGCTTAGAAGGTAACAACTCACTTGGACCTATTTCATTGTCTGACTCCGATGAGTTTGACTTGTAA
- the LOC120069428 gene encoding DNA-directed RNA polymerase V subunit 7-like isoform X2 gives MPPIFISLVPRNSRRRPSPPPPLPPPSFIFPTQIWEMFYEVELVKDVEITAEKEKRDALNFQRYIITCLLENLLKEKANKDHGYFLAVTSLKSIGKGVVNSQSQCVSFPITFSCRTFLPFEGEILHGVVHHIFRRGLLLKCGPIKYVFLSACKMPTYHYVGGENPVFSSNEFATIGNDVVVRFSVLGVRWIEKRGCIKKEFVMLASLEGNNSLGPISLSDSDEFDL, from the exons ATGCCCCCCATTTTCATTTCTCTAGTTCCTCGCAATTCTCGCCGCCGCCcctctcctcctcctcctctgcCGCCGCCCTCCTTCATTTTTCCTACTCAG ATTTGGGAAatgttttatgaagtggaaCTAGTTAAAGATGTGGAAATCACAgcggaaaaggaaaagagagatGCTCTCAACTTTCAGAGGTACATTATAACATGTCTATTAGAGAACTTATTGAAGGAGAAGGCCAACAAAGACCATGGCTATTTTCTTGCTGTTACTAGCTTGAAGAGCATAGGCAAGGGAGTGGTTAACAGTCAGTCTCAATGTGTTTCATTCCCCATTACCTTTAGTTGTCGTACCTTTTTGCCTTTCGAGGGGGAGATCTTGCATGGAGTTGTTCATCACATATTTCGGCGTGGCTTACTCTTAAAATGTGGACCGATCAAGTACGTGTTTCTTTCAGCTTGTAAAATGCCAACCTACCATTATGTTGGTGGTGAAAATCCTGTATTCTCAAGTAACGAATTTGCAACGATCGGAAACGATGTCGTTGTACGGTTCAGTGTGCTTGGTGTGAGATGGATAGAGAAAAGAGGATGTATCAAAAAAGAGTTTGTGATGCTTGCTAGCTTAGAAGGTAACAACTCACTTGGACCTATTTCATTGTCTGACTCCGATGAGTTTGACTTGTAA
- the LOC120069423 gene encoding CRM-domain containing factor CFM3A, chloroplastic/mitochondrial has translation MALLHSRLCHATNFFDTFQISFSEFHGSQVLLKYGSSIVFRNRSSCASFYAFTTDTFSNRISYGSLSTRKPISRYSLRRNLCRDSWIDKWNETAKQNRPKPPRAVLDYPSSDENEVPNSSSDFSKSYSGSSRIDDDGRGGSTMEKIVRKLKKFGYMTDENKEKRQERAIEKGSVEEIFYVEEGMLPNTRGGFSKESPMGDENLFGSNGEVRFPWEKPKEKEDANGDSTRRRGRTSLAELTLPEPELRRLRNLTFQKKHKMKIGGGGVTQAVVDVIHEKWRSSEIVRLKIEGPPALNMKRMHEILERKTGGLVIWRSGTSLSLYRGVSYELPEAPQFNKRIYKRNAIATSPETGVSAIVPSESSSHHNVYESQPKRAESSTEGEQCSKQLAEVKVNYEDEVDKLLDSLGPRYTDWPGLDPLPVDADLLPGVVPDYEPPFRILPYGVRSSLGTKDATALRRLARRLPPHFALGRNRQLQGLAVAMAKLWERSSIAKIALKRGVQLTTSERMAEEIKKLTGGILLSRNKDFLVFYRGKSFLSPEVTEALLERERLAKSLQDEEEQARLKASALVVPDIEKTEQSGIAGSLEETLDADAKWGKPLDDEHKEKVMQEAERLRHTDLVRKLERKLAFAERKLVKAEQALSKVEAFMTPAKRQAEPDSITEEERFMFRKLGLRMKAFLLLGRREVFDGTVENMHLHWKYRELVKIMIKANSFDHVKKIALQLEAESGGVLVSIDKVSKAYAIIVYRGKDYQRPSFLRPKNLLTKRKALARSIELQRHEALLKHISAMQSRVDKLKCEIEQMEKVKDQGDEILYNELDSAYPTDNDSEEEDYGTYTEAAYGQDSDIEDEDDIMASDKYPEGEFPHEIQVQESEVEYSYETSESRRI, from the exons ATGGCTCTGTTACACAGTCGTTTATGCCATGCCACGAACTTCTTCGACACATTTCAAATTTCCTTCTCTGAATTCCATGGTTCTCAAGTTTTACTGAAGTATGGTTCGTCGATTGTCTTCAGAAACCGCTCTTCCTGCGCTTCGTTTTATGCTTTTACGACCGATACATTTTCCAATCGAATTTCGTATGGGAGTTTAAGCACACGAAAACCCATTTCCCGATATAGTTTGAGGAGAAACTTATGTCGAGATAGTTGGATAGACAAATGGAACGAAACTGCGAAACAAAATCGCCCAAAACCACCACGCGCTGTGTTGGATTATCCCAGTAGCGATGAGAATGAAGTTCCAAATTCTAGTTCAGATTTTTCGAAGAGTTATAGCGGTAGTAGTCGGATTGATGATGATGGAAGAGGGGGAAGTACAATGGAGAAAATTGTGAGGAAACTGAAGAAATTTGGGTACATGACCGATGAGAATAAAGAGAAGAGGCAAGAGAGAGCCATTGAAAAGGGGTCCGTGGAGGAGATATTTTATGTTGAGGAAGGAATGTTGCCTAATACTCGAGGTGGGTTTTCTAAGGAATCGCCTATGGGAGATGAGAACCTGTTTGGAAGTAATGGAGAAGTTAGGTTTCCATGGGAGAagccaaaagaaaaggaagatgcAAATGGGGATTCGACAAGGAGAAGGGGCAGGACATCTTTGGCAGAATTGACTCTTCCTGAGCCAGAATTGAGGAGGCTGAGGAACTTGACGTTCCAGAAAAAGCACAAGATGAAGATAGGCGGTGGAGGAGTGACTCAGGCTGTTGTGGATGTCATTCATGAAAAATGGAGATCTTCAGAGATTGTGAGGCTTAAAATTGAAGGTCCTCCTGCACTTAACATGAAAAGGATGCACGAGATATTGGAG AGAAAAACTGGTGGACTGGTTATTTGGAGGTCGGGAACTTCATTGTCTCTATATAGAGGTGTAAGCTATGAGCTTCCTGAAGCACCACAATTTAACAAACGGATTTACAAGAGAAATGCAATCGCTACTTCACCTGAAACTGGTGTCAGTGCTATAGTTCCTTCTGAATCCTCTTCTCACCATAATGTTTATGAGTCGCAACCAAAAAGAGCAGAAAGTTCCACAGAGGGTGAGCAGTGCAGCAAACAATTGGCAGAAGTAAAAGTGAATTATGAGGatgaagtagataaattactggATAGTTTGGGTCCAAGATACACAGACTGGCCAGGATTGGATCCTTTACCTGTCGATGCAGATTTGCTCCCAGGAGTAGTTCCTGATTATGAACCTCCATTTAGAATACTTCCCTATGGAGTGAGATCTTCTCTTGGAACTAAGGACGCTACAGCCTTAAGACGACTTGCCAGAAGACTTCCTCCTCATTTTGCACTAG GCAGAAATAGGCAGCTTCAAGGTTTAGCCGTGGCAATGGCTAAATTGTGGGAACGAAGTTCAATTGCAAAAATTGCCCTGAAACGAGGTGTGCAGCTGACTACTAGTGAGAGAATGGCTGAAGAGATCAAG AAATTGACAGGAGGCATTCTTCTGTCAAGAAACAAAGACTTTCTGGTATTCTATAGAGGAAAGAGTTTCTTGTCGCCTGAGGTCACTGAAGCATTGCTAGAAAGGGAGAGGCTGGCAAAGTCTctacaagatgaagaagaacagGCAAGGTTGAAAGCATCAGCCTTGGTGGTACCTGACATTGAGAAAACAGAGCAATCTGGAATTGCTGGTTCTCTAGAGGAAACACTAGATGCTGATGCAAAATGGGGAAAGCCTCTGGATGACGAGCATAAGGAAAAAGTAATGCAGGAAGCTGAACGATTGAGGCACACCGATCTTGTTAGGAAGTTGGAAAGGAAGCTTGCTTTT GCTGAAAGAAAGTTGGTGAAAGCTGAGCAAGCATTATCTAAGGTAGAAGCATTTATGACACCAGCAAAGCGGCAGGCTGAACCTGATAGCATAACTGAGGAGGAAAGATTCATGTTTCGTAAGCTTGGTCTACGAATGAAAGCTTTCTTGCTTCTAG GTAGGCGTGAGGTTTTCGATGGCACAGTGGAGAACATGCACTTGCATTGGAAGTATCGCGAATTGGTGAAGATCATGATAAAGGCTAATTCCTTTGACCATGTCAAAAAAATTGCTTTGCAACTCGAAGCTgagagtgggggtgtcctagtTTCTATTGACAAAGTCTCCAAAGCATATGCTATAATCGTTTATCGAGGAAAAGATTATCAACGGCCATCCTTCCTGAGACCCAAAAATCTTTTGACAAAGAGGAAGGCTCTAGCACGCTCAATCGAGCTTCAAAGGCATGAG GCTTTGCTGAAACATATATCAGCAATGCAGAGTAGAGTGGACAAACTAAAATGCGAAATC GAACAAATGGAGAAGGTGAAAGACCAAGGGGATGAAATATTATACAACGAACTGGATTCTGCTTATCCTACTGACAATGATTCGGAG GAAGAAGATTACGGTACATATACTGAGGCCGCATATGGTCAGGATAGTGatattgaagatgaagatgatatCATGGCTAGCGACAAATACCCAGAAGGGGAATTTCCACATGAAATCCAAGTACAAGAATCTGAGGTTGAATATTCATATGAGACATCTGAATCACGTCGCATATAA